The Gorilla gorilla gorilla isolate KB3781 chromosome 23, NHGRI_mGorGor1-v2.1_pri, whole genome shotgun sequence genomic interval GGCCATCCCACATGGTCCCCCCGCAGCCCTGTCTGTGGGAAGCCTATACACCCAGGACTCACGGCCATGCCAATACTCTCCCCACATGAAGTTCACTAAACTCTCAGGACACCCAAAGCCAGACTAAGACCCAGAGCCAGCTCcattttcccccatgctgtttccatggtagtgaataaatttcatgagatctgatggttttataaggggaaacttCTTTCACTTGGTTCCCATTCTCTCTTGTCGGCCACCGtataagacgtgcctttcaccttccaccatgatgtgaggcctccccagctacgtggaactgtgagtctattaaacctctttttctttataaattacccagtctcaggtatgtttttatcagcagtatgaaaacggattatattatatttaatgataTAATGTTAGAATCAAGAAGGAGATAAGGATGCCTGGTTTTCCTGCTTATATACACCATTGTCCTAGAGAGGTCAGCCAGATGCTGATATAAAGGTAAGAAAAGCCTAGTGTTTAAGAATTTAAACTCTAGCCTCTGACTGGCAGGGTTTAAATCCCAACTCTGACCGTTCCTATCTGTGTGGCCTTAattaagttatttaacttttccatgactcaattattttttatctggaaaaaaaatgggAATTGTAGCATTTACCACATGGGATTCATGtggagaataaaatatatatataaagtactcaGAGCAGTACCTGGCATATGTTAAATACTATGCATAAATGTAGCCATTATTACTATTCAAAAGCACTCCTAAAGAATCTATAACTAATTACTGGAATTAATTGGTGAGCTACATAAAGCTTCTGGATAcgagattaatatacaaaaacaaaaattgcattAGTGTATACGGTATCAGCAGCaaagttagaaaatataattttaaaaagatatcattttcaacaagcagaaaaaaagagattctcCTGAGTAAGTCTAACAAAAAAACCTGCATgatgtttatagaaaaaaaaaatcacaaaatgttaCTGAGAGATATCGAAGGAAGACTTAAATTAATGGAGGTATATACCATATTCATATATTAGAAAATTCATTATAAAGCTGACAACAGCCCTTAAATTGAGCTGTAGATTCAACGTatttccaatcaaaatcccaacaggGTTTTTCATGGAAATTTCTGTATATTAATAACATTTGTATGGAAGAGTAAAGGGCCTAGAAACCCAAGACATTaactggtgatggtggtggaggggTGGTAGTGGGAGTATTGCCTGACCAGATATCAGGGTACTTATAATACTTTGgtgattaaaaatgtaatattagaCCAATGGACAGAATAGAGCCTGGAAACTGATCTATGCATGTGTCAAAACCTGATGGATAACAGAAGTACCACTGCAGGTCACCGGGAGGAAAGATGAGCCTATTCAATAAAAGGTACTGAGGCAGTCAGTAACCCACATAAAGAAGGAATTGAAAATGAATCCCTACTGGGGAAAGATTTCTGGTGTTGTTGTTCCATTATTTTGAGGGCTGGGCACATAGATGCCCAAGGAATGCCTGAGCTCGTCATCTCACTCTTTATACAGCTGGGCAAGCTGCCTAAAGTTTCCTCAAGCCTCAGTTTTACTACTTTCTTAAATGGCTAAAACTCACAAAAGCCATCTACAGTTTTTGAAAATGAATCCCTActtcatactaaaaacaaaaatcaaccccaggtggattaaagagttaaatgtgaaaagcaaaactaaatattttagaaGACTGTGTGAAAGATGATCTATGATTTAGCGTAGGATAGGAGTCCCTCAACCTGCTCCCCCTGGCAGCTTCTCTAATTCAGTAAATAGCCATCTCATCCTTCCAATTGTTTAGGTCAAAACGTTGACGTCAACGTTAATTCCTCTCTCACCCCAAAATCTATTCATTAGCgtattcttttctctctgccttatACAAATATCCAGAATCCTACTACATCAGGCCACCTTCACCATTACCTCCCTGAGCTGCTATATTGCACAATGGTGCCTTCCGAAATAGCGCAGGTGCACTAGCCCAGCTTCCAAcaccaagccaccatcatctgtCCCATCTGGAGTTTTGCAGCTGCCTCCTACCGGTTTCCCTGTTTCTGCCCCATCTCCCTATGTCCATTCTCTCCATAGCAACTGGAGTGAGCCCTTAACCTGAGCCAAACAGGGCCATTCTCCTGCTTAAAATCCCGGCTTGGTTTCTCATCTCTCTCCAAAAAGACCTTCCAGCAGGCTTCACGACCCAGCCTGTTTCCTCTGATGTCTTCTGCCTCACTCCTGTGCAGTCATACCAGCCTCACCAACCTCAAACAGCAAGTATAAAGGCTAACCCTGGGGGGGTGGAAACAGAGAGGGACAGATGGATGGGCACACTGACAGCACTGTGTGGCAGGGTGAAGCCCTGATTCatagtgtttgccaatttccaGAGTGTAAATACTACTAGCATGGCCAATTTTAAGACAGCATTTATGTGCCAGTCAGTTCAGGGAGACAATTGCCTCTTGTGAGCTGGTGCAAGCTGCTATGAGCTCCAGCACACCCTTGGCACAGTTCTACTTCCCAGGCGGGATGACGGGAcatggacatttttaaaaatagattattttacatttatgtagACATTATCATACAAAGTTGTATGGAATAGCTATTTGGTGACCGATAGTTGTTAAAGAGAGAACTGGAAGGCAGGATCTGGAAGGCCCGGAACAGAGAACAAGCAGAACTGTATTCTCGCTTTCCTCCCCCAGCACCATCCCTTCTCCAAGCtcagagaaaactccagaaaggCTTCCAGTGGGTATCTGGTTCCTCGGGTGACAGGGATCCGAGCCAGGTGGAAGAGGTTTGTCAGGCGCTGGGAGCACTGGAGAGAGCCTGGagtgaggagagaggaaggagccGTACCGGAAAGAGCCTTATTTTGCAATGAGGCCAAACCAGAATGTGGGGCAGAGAGAAGCCCCTGCGTGCTGTGACAGGCATCTGAGCCATCCAGAAGACCCTGGGAACAGGATCATAGCTAGGGAGGTGACTTAGTGGTCAAGAAAAGACTATGAGGCTTTGAAGGCAGAAGGAACACCTGACTTTGAGTCCTAGACACAATGCAGACTACTGAGAGTTCTAAGGCAAATGATCTGAAATCTGCCCGTAAAATGGAGCTAATAGcactctccccaccccaaccAAACAGGACTACACTGATCCAGTGGAAACCCTGTGTAAATGTCAGAGCCTCCAACccacccttcctttcttcccaggTGGCGCCACCTCCAGGCTctggagaagaaaaatgatagtCTGACAGCTACTGAGTGCTCACGACTTGCCTCGGCCAAGCACCTTCATGTGGCACTTCATAAAGTCCTGCCAATGACCCAGCAAGGGCCATACTCTCATTATCATCCCCACTGTACCGAGAAGGCAGCGGAGGCTTGCAGAGGTTGAGGATCCCACCTAAGGTCATACCCAGCTAGTGAGTGgctgagctgagatttgaaccaaAGAAACTTGATATTGTCACTGTGACCAAAGGTGCCTGGGATGGGGCTAGGGATGTGGGGAGCAGCAGTCCCAGTTCTACTGGGTCCTGGGCCTCCTACTGGCAGATTAAGAACAAGAGGTGGGcagggcgcagtgactcatgcctgtaatcccagcactttgagaggccaaggtcggtgaatcacttgagcccaggagtttgagaccagcctgggcaatatggtgaaaccttgcctctaccaaaaatacaaaaaaaaacaaaaaaaaaaatatcagaaacagaaaagaaaaaaattagccaggtgtggtggcgcgcatctgtggtcccagctacttatgggggcaggggtgtggctgaggtgggagggttgctttcttgagcctgtgaggcggagatttcagtgagccaagattgtgccactgcaccccagcctgggcaacagagtgagacttcaaaaaacaaaagaagggaaggaaagggaaggggaagggaggggaggggaggggagaggaggggaggggaggggagaggaggggaggggaggggagaggaggggaggggaggggagaggaggggaggggaggggaggggagaggaggggaggggagggaccaGAGGTGCCTGACTGCCAACTGGGATGAATCATCCACACATCAAGGACAGGGGACTGGATGTTCCCAGCACTCGCAAGCTGACATAGAGGACACATGGGCATGAAATAAGTGTCCTTGAAGATGTGCCCTGGGGTCCTAGACCCCATATGGAGTGAAAACCCCAAAGGCCTTCCCTGCCCAATGCCTGGGAGACCATGGGTGTTCACGGCCCCACCCTTGCCCTTTGACTTGACCTCGAAACAAGTTTGACCGCATGTTGTAGCCAAGGTCATAGTAGTCTGAGAAGACGGAGGAGATTTCCACAGGATTCTGGGTCTTGCTGGGCCATGAGCTTGCCCTTTTCTGGCCCTCGAAGACTTCATCAATAGCCTTTTGAGCCTGAGCAGGGAGGCAGGGACGACAGGCAGGGGATGGAAAAGCAGTGTCAAGCCCCGTATCTCCCTCCAACTCCTCCTCCCTTgaccctgccctccccaccccgaTCCCACCTGTAGCCTGCAGCCCTCAATCTATTCACAGGGCTGGGGAGCTGGAGTATACAAAGGCCCCAGCCCCAACCCCTCTCATCATCCGCACTGCTGTGGGTGGGGAGCATCAGGTTAACGATCATAAAACCTCTTCCAAGCATTGAGCATCTGCTACCTGCAACATTGGGGTGGGGGGTCTCTATAGGGTGCCACTCTTCccaccattttataaatgaggaaagcgGGCCTCAGGAGGTCAGAGATCACCCAGTTCACATGGCTGGCAGGCCACAGAGCCCTGGCTTGCCTCCTACAACTGAGGCATCACACAGGGCAGCTCTGGGTGGGTGCTTAACTTTCAATGAGGCCAACTCCCTCTTCATACCAATAGGGAAACTGACACACAAAGAAGCTGAGCCCAGGTCCAGGGGCAGGACACCTAGGTTTGAGTTCCAGTTCTGCAATATATCAGCTGTTGACTTCAGCAAGCCTCTTCTCcactctaggcctcagtttccctacatGTAAAATGTGAAGGCAGGGTGGAACTGGGTGGTCTTTGAAGTGGCTTCCAGCTCTGACACTTGCTGGCTCCGTGACACTTGTGACATAAGTTACAGATGGGCAGAAAACACGGATTTCTTGATTCCAGCCAGGGACAACGGTGGGTGAAGAAAGAAAGGACTTCTCCCAAGGCTGGGCAGGGCGGTGAGAGGTGGTGACCACAGAGTCAACCTCAAATTGGGACAAGTTCCTCCAAGTGGGGCAGAACATGTCAAGACTGTGACCTTCCAGACTTGCTGGTGGTGGGGTCACTGCACTTTAAGATGACAGAGTGGAAGGGGAGCCTAGGAGAAGCCTGACCCCCAGCTTTTGTGACCCAAGCAGATCGTAGCCCCTCCTTGGGACTTGGTTATACTATCTGTTAAAAACGAAGCAATAACTCCTGCCTGACCTTCCACACAATGCAGTTGCTATGAGGGTTGAGATGGtggctttaaaaatatgtctCAGAATGCCAGGACAGAAAGAACATAGCATTTGACCAGAAACGGTAGATGAATTTTATCTCAAGTGTCAGTTGATTTGTAATGACTGCCTGGAATGCTATATCGGGTGGAAAAGAGTGCTGGCATTGACTAGTGATGTCTGCCATGAATGCAGGCTGGGAGGGTTGTGATACGCACACCATGTATTTGTCAGCTTGATCTAGTGCAACTgcctcactttacagatgtggAGACTAAAGCCcagagagggtaagtaacttATCCAAAGTCATCCAGcatttaggatcaggtccaggattcaaacccacgTCTTCTGATTCCCAATAAATGCTATCCATCCACTAAATGCTGTCTTCTTTGGGAGACTTGTTCAGATGGAAAACATCCAATTCACACAAAAGGCTTTTAACTGCAAAGTCATTAAGGACCAGAGTTCCAGAATCTGCCGACCCAGTTTGCACCCTCGTCTCACACAGTTAGGTGAATTTGGTTGACTGACTTAACTCCTCTAAGCCTCGGgctccttatctataaaatgaggacaataatagTACCTTCCTCATGGGTTGCTGGGAAGATGTAACAACTTGTTATATGTGAAGTTTAAACAgtgcacagtgcttggcacacagcagATGCTCAGGAGATACTGCTTTCTAGTGGTATTATTATAGGGACTCTGTACTCAAGAGTGAGTTTATCTTATGTCCTCATTATAAGACTCTGCATCCCCCTCCTGGCCCCTGCTATGACACCTGCTCCTCGGAGACCAGCTGGTCCACCACATTGCTCCCAAACTTGTGGCGAATGTTGTTAGGAATGATGCTGCCCTTCTGGTTCGTGGGCGTGCTCCTCTGGTCCTGAGCCCCCAAGCTGGGACTGTCATCCGTCCCCTGGCATGGCTGAGCCCCCTCTCCCAAGGTGGCCCTGTTCTCTCTCGAGGAGGATCGAGAGCCCCCATTCTTCAGGGACCTGGACTGTGGGTCCATCCCCAGAGAATCCCTGCTGGCAGCAGTCGGGGATGGAGGGGGAATCTCCTTCAAGTGGCACTGCCCTAGGGAGCTGCCTTGAGCGCTGGCTCCCTGGGGCAGGGGCTGTGGGGATGACAGACCCTGGTTCTTGAACTTGGAGGTGTCCAAGGAACTGTAGGCCGCTTTCCAGGGGTCCAAGTCCTGTTGGCCCTCCTTGTCATTCAGATGGGCCCTGGTCAAAGTGGTTGTACCTGAGCAGGACAAAGAGAAacagagggggagggagagagacacgCAGACAAGGGCAGAAAgtagagggtggggagggggcagagatGGGGCTGAGGAGGGGAAACGGACAGACAAAGAGCCCCAGAGCTCCACAGccagagaaggggagagggacgGAGAGGAAGCACAGGAACCAGAGGCATGGGTGGGAAATTAGGAGACACAATGGGAGAAGAGAGGTCAGCCTGCGTGCCTCCCACAGGCCGGGTTAGTCCACATTGCCTGGGGCAACAAGGGCTGCCGCCCAAGCCTGTCCCGCCTTGAGGCCTAGCTGTGTGACCGCAAGCAAGGGACTTGGCCTGTCTGTGCTTTCATGTCCCTGGCTCCATTTGGATAGTTCCCTTCCCCACTTTTCCATCTTGAAACCTCCCCCTCACTCTCCGCAGTGAGAATCTGGCAGCAGCGGCACTGGCAGAGGCGTTCCTGGGGCTAAGCCACATGCCTGGGAAGTACTGGAGTTGGATGGGACTTCCAGACTTTGCTTCCAATGCAAGGCTGCTCCCCAATACCTACCTCCTCCCTTCGCCAGGGCTGAGAAGTGGCACCATCCCAGCCACCTCCCAGGCTCTCTCCTCCCcgcctctccctgtctcccacaTCCCTGCCCACAGCCTCCGCTTCTCTAGGTCTCTTGCTCTCAGCCTTCAGTGTCTCCTCACAGCCTGGCCTCATCCTCCACCCCAGATTacagctgtaaatatgtttggtggTCTTCCCTCCAAAACCTCAAGTCCTCTTAAAAGATACATAAGGGCTGGGTGTCGTGGccgtcaggcctctgagcccaagctaaaccATCATATCCCCTGGATGATAAACTTCCGCAGAGTTTATCTAAATGTGGCCATGTATCAGGATTCCCTAGGCGCTCATTAAAAATACAGATGCCTGGGACCCTCTCAGAGCTGCTGCATCAGAAAGGCCCTGAATCTGAGTGTTTAAAAAGGCCCCCGGGCATTCAGGTCATTGGAGGAAGATTTTAGCAGGATCGCTGCCCCAACTCATTGGACTCTCTTCTCCCCATCACACCTGCCAGCCCCAGCCACCCTGCACTCACCCCTGGGGACCATTCTCAGAGCGGGCCTGACTCAGTCACGCCTGCATCAAAATCTTTCCTCTTGTCCTCAGGGCAGAGTCCCTGCTCTCAGGACTCCACAAAAGTGCcagccctctctccctcccaagCCTTTGCTTGAGCTATTTCTCCTGCCTGGaacactcccctccactccttgGGCTACACTACCCCTGGTCTTGGCTCACGTGTAACCCCGTATATACCTCCCATCCATTGAGGCCAGGCCCCTCACCATGTTCCCCCACAGCCCTGCCCTTCTGGTACACACAAGACTCAGAGCACCTGAGTCACCCCCTCAGGATGGAGACCATATCGGGGTGATAATCCCTACACATGACAGGATGGGAGGGCTCAGTAATTCCGTTCCCTcctttttccttctgtcttccaACAGAATGCCCCCTAGGAAGCCTGGACCGATGGTGGGCCTGGAGGCCAACACAAGACGGAGCGGGAGGAGAAAGGGCCAGTGCCCTCCTGCCCCAGGGAGTCCCTCCAGAAGCCCGGATGTGCATTCAGCACATCCCTGGTCTGCCCGTCCTACCTGCTCCGTGGCCCAGCTCCGTAGCCTCTTGCTGTGGGACAGGCAATTCCAAGCTTAGTCCTGTAAACAAAGCACCACGTTTCATCGTCTCAGATGACACACAGAGTTTCTGTGAACAAGGATGAGCTGGGAGCTGAGCAGGAAGGCCTGTGCCTGTCTGCCTGCCCCTGATCAGAGGTTCCTAAGCTGCCCCTAGTGCCCTCTGGCACTGCCCAGACCCACGGAGCCTCTGTCCCATTCACTCATCACCCCTGGCACAGGGGCTGCCTCCTGGacttctgcagcctctgccctctCTGAAAAGCCctggccacccccaccccaccccaccagtCCTCAAAGACCTTTCTCAAGCAGCCTTGGGACCCTGGGCTCATTTTACTCCTTCATAATTTTTCCTTtcatctcctcctcttctcccccatcaccaccaccctaGGAGACCCTAGCAGGCCCCTGGCTGTGAAGCCCATTGCCCCGGCTCCCAGCCTGGCAACGATTTGTCTTCCTGCAAATAGGA includes:
- the CIMIP4 gene encoding ciliary microtubule inner protein 4, whose translation is MAKVMDATSVTMRGSALLGFSTHQCGSHVSCCYERDWRGLSLELPVPQQEATELGHGAGTTTLTRAHLNDKEGQQDLDPWKAAYSSLDTSKFKNQGLSSPQPLPQGASAQGSSLGQCHLKEIPPPSPTAASRDSLGMDPQSRSLKNGGSRSSSRENRATLGEGAQPCQGTDDSPSLGAQDQRSTPTNQKGSIIPNNIRHKFGSNVVDQLVSEEQAQKAIDEVFEGQKRASSWPSKTQNPVEISSVFSDYYDLGYNMRSNLFRGAAEETKSLMKASYTPEVIEKSVRDLEHWHGRKTDDLGRWHQKNAMNLNLQKALEEKYGENSKPKSSKY